From a single Bacillus pumilus genomic region:
- a CDS encoding terminase large subunit, translating to MIEPGVNYADIYAKQVLSNKKEHCKAVIKAVERYLRWKKRKDIWLDVDAANRAMDFIETFCKHSKGELAGKPLTLELWQKFIYTNIYGFYTKDEKGREVRAVRTAYVQVPRKNGKTVLASGSGTYALYGDGELGAECYTAATDSDQANIAAQQIASTIINSPDLDEVTQIYKGQKGKINAIWYRFSIDGVEYANCLVPLSKNTKGLDGKGPHFVLLDEVHAQDNADMYDILKSGMGSRLQPLMFIISTAGKGTTSVGLQIYEYAKGLLNSTKEDDEDTSYFTFITEPDKGDKWDDRKVWKKVNPNWGISVQPSFLESEFKNAQQSAERKDEFLAKYLNIFVRSTGAYFDKDIVGKMILDDNGEIIRDIGDYSGAEVVLGLDLSKTTDLTCVSINIPTHDDSGRSRLVVKQMYFIPDHNIEGREKTENIPYRQMAEKGFLTFCPGRSIDYDMVIRYMIECAQMYDVIQVNYDPALSEKIIESLEAEGFTCVEVKQYGAVLNSPWDDAEVLMYEERIKTDNPLFIYCIENVVAEKNYQGLKRPSKKQSKNKIDGFSAFLTAHKETMMMMEDYNSDEYESMLDELYR from the coding sequence GTGATTGAACCGGGCGTAAACTACGCTGATATATATGCAAAACAGGTGTTAAGCAACAAAAAAGAACATTGTAAGGCGGTTATCAAAGCCGTTGAGCGTTATTTGCGGTGGAAAAAGCGAAAAGATATTTGGCTAGATGTGGACGCTGCTAATAGAGCAATGGATTTCATTGAAACCTTCTGTAAACATTCAAAAGGTGAACTAGCTGGGAAGCCGTTAACATTGGAATTGTGGCAAAAATTTATATATACGAACATCTATGGATTTTATACGAAAGATGAAAAAGGCCGTGAAGTCAGAGCGGTTAGAACTGCATATGTTCAAGTGCCGAGGAAAAATGGGAAAACGGTTTTAGCCAGTGGGTCGGGCACTTATGCATTATATGGTGATGGTGAACTTGGTGCCGAATGTTATACAGCTGCAACGGATTCAGATCAAGCCAATATCGCTGCGCAGCAAATAGCATCTACAATCATAAATAGCCCAGACCTAGATGAGGTCACTCAAATTTATAAAGGGCAAAAAGGAAAGATAAATGCAATTTGGTACCGTTTTTCAATTGATGGTGTGGAATATGCGAACTGCCTTGTTCCCTTATCCAAAAATACTAAAGGTCTTGATGGAAAGGGACCTCATTTTGTTCTCTTAGACGAAGTACACGCCCAGGATAATGCGGACATGTATGACATTCTTAAATCAGGAATGGGCTCACGCTTGCAGCCACTAATGTTCATTATTTCTACAGCTGGAAAAGGGACAACGTCTGTAGGTTTGCAAATTTATGAGTACGCAAAAGGGTTGTTAAATTCAACAAAAGAGGATGACGAAGACACTTCTTATTTTACATTCATTACGGAGCCTGACAAGGGTGATAAATGGGATGATCGCAAGGTTTGGAAGAAAGTAAATCCGAACTGGGGAATAAGTGTCCAGCCTTCTTTCTTGGAAAGTGAATTTAAAAACGCTCAACAAAGCGCCGAGCGTAAAGATGAATTTTTGGCTAAATACTTAAACATATTTGTAAGAAGCACAGGTGCTTATTTTGATAAAGATATTGTCGGAAAAATGATACTTGATGATAACGGGGAAATCATACGTGACATAGGGGATTATTCCGGCGCCGAGGTTGTCTTGGGTCTTGACTTGTCAAAAACAACTGATTTGACTTGTGTGTCAATTAATATACCAACGCATGATGATTCAGGCCGTTCAAGACTTGTGGTCAAACAAATGTATTTTATTCCTGACCATAACATTGAAGGGCGTGAAAAGACTGAAAACATACCTTATCGGCAAATGGCCGAGAAAGGTTTTTTGACGTTTTGTCCTGGGAGGTCCATTGATTATGACATGGTCATTCGTTACATGATTGAATGTGCGCAAATGTACGATGTCATTCAAGTAAACTATGATCCGGCGCTATCTGAAAAAATCATTGAGTCGTTAGAGGCAGAGGGTTTTACATGTGTAGAAGTTAAACAATATGGAGCCGTTTTAAATAGCCCGTGGGATGATGCAGAAGTATTGATGTATGAAGAGAGAATTAAAACAGACAATCCACTATTTATCTATTGTATTGAGAACGTGGTGGCCGAAAAGAATTACCAGGGCTTAAAGCGGCCATCGAAGAAACAGAGCAAGAATAAGATTGACGGCTTTTCGGCTTTCCTTACAGCACATAAGGAAACAATGATGATGATGGAAGATTACAACAGCGATGAATATGAATCGATGCTAGATGAATTATACCGTTAG
- a CDS encoding P27 family phage terminase small subunit produces the protein MEMDDKKARAAQTRKLNKIRKDEHEKIVGLLKAIGTYSTSLTPLIETYLDAYVVYTVMYEEWRNDGFQATIMYINKAGHENEMKHPLAQQVADWNSKISKLLELLGLTPKLQKMVNGSTPKSTDKIQAFAQKWAKK, from the coding sequence ATGGAAATGGATGATAAAAAAGCACGGGCAGCGCAAACAAGAAAATTGAACAAAATTCGTAAAGATGAACATGAGAAAATCGTGGGTCTTTTAAAAGCAATTGGAACTTATTCGACATCCCTTACGCCTCTTATCGAAACTTACTTAGATGCTTATGTTGTTTATACAGTGATGTATGAGGAATGGCGTAATGACGGGTTTCAGGCCACAATCATGTATATAAATAAAGCTGGCCACGAAAACGAAATGAAACACCCTTTAGCTCAACAGGTTGCCGACTGGAATAGTAAGATAAGTAAGCTCTTAGAGTTGCTAGGATTGACACCGAAATTGCAAAAAATGGTCAATGGTTCTACACCAAAAAGCACTGATAAAATACAAGCATTTGCGCAGAAATGGGCTAAAAAATAG
- a CDS encoding HNH endonuclease: protein MHHIEPISKSPELKLEETNLTLLCNKCHAEEENKMSKAPLQSLKNTLARGQGRGRLACKKTKFSRGGKG from the coding sequence ATTCACCATATCGAACCAATTTCAAAAAGTCCTGAATTGAAACTTGAGGAAACAAACCTCACTCTTCTTTGCAACAAGTGCCATGCAGAGGAAGAGAACAAAATGAGCAAAGCCCCCCTTCAATCTTTGAAAAATACTTTGGCTAGGGGACAGGGTAGGGGGAGGCTTGCATGTAAAAAGACAAAATTTTCGAGGGGGGGTAAGGGCTAA
- a CDS encoding ArpU family phage packaging/lysis transcriptional regulator translates to MLGEPPAIDKKKTRKRVERILDNYRLYLLQVPEDMLPKITGGFSIVPPATTNAFRSSTESTAIKRIEWEQKRNAFLEKVQRAVNRLPYNERQIIIKRYMQQEPVFDYQVYNEIGMSERSYTRLKGKTFLDLAYALNEVVFKAPV, encoded by the coding sequence ATGTTGGGTGAACCGCCTGCAATTGATAAAAAGAAAACGAGGAAAAGAGTTGAAAGGATTCTCGACAACTATCGTTTGTATCTTCTCCAGGTCCCGGAAGACATGCTGCCGAAGATAACAGGAGGATTCAGCATAGTGCCGCCCGCTACTACCAACGCTTTCCGCTCATCCACTGAAAGCACAGCTATTAAACGGATCGAATGGGAGCAGAAACGAAATGCCTTTCTTGAGAAGGTGCAAAGAGCGGTCAATCGTCTTCCATATAATGAGAGGCAGATCATTATAAAACGTTACATGCAGCAAGAACCTGTATTCGATTATCAGGTGTATAATGAAATCGGCATGAGTGAAAGATCATATACACGCCTAAAAGGAAAGACGTTCCTAGACTTGGCGTATGCGCTCAATGAAGTTGTATTTAAAGCACCCGTTTAG